Proteins from a genomic interval of Phyllopteryx taeniolatus isolate TA_2022b chromosome 3, UOR_Ptae_1.2, whole genome shotgun sequence:
- the mtx3 gene encoding metaxin-3 isoform X1 — MCDVSEGATAFLGANMAAAMELRCWGGDWGLPSVHSESLVVLAYAKFSGAKVKISPIDWTWKTLTATVPELICGDTSVKEPSQILNFLRKQRFNADYELTARQGADTMAYIALLQEKLQPALLHTFWLDAENYANVTRPWFASRSPFPLNFLVPGRHADSARSRVLLTNGGSRQCRITELEGKLYSDAKECLNLLSYRLGAASYFFGNLPTSLDAFVFGFVAPLHKAHLPNSPLQSHLRQLENVTHFCDNILAGYFSSAHPCLPPSVQETMDANLQKLTQLVNKESNLIEKMDDNLRSSPQHKPHRPEPKPSLLVEKSSMPA; from the exons ATGTGTGACGTCAGCGAGGGAGCGACCGCCTTCCTCGGAGCAAACATGGCGGCCGCCATGGAGCTACGATGCTGGGGAGGCGACTGGGGTCTGCCGTCGGTCCACAGCGAGTCGCTCGTCGTCCTG gcaTATGCCAAATTTTCTGGGGCCAAAGTGAAGATTTCTCCTATAGACTGGACATGGAAAACTCTGACAG cAACAGTGCCTGAGCTAATTTGTGGCGACACGTCAGTGAAAGAGCCCTCACAGATTCTCAACTTCCTGCGAAAGCAG AGGTTTAATGCCGACTACGAGCTGACTGCCCGTCAAGGAGCTGACACCATGGCGTACATTGCTCTCCTCCAGGAGAAACTTCAACCTGCATTG TTGCACACTTTCTGGTTGGATGCAGAAAACTACGCCAATGTGACACGGCCGTGGTTTGCCTCCCGTTCGCCGTTCCCCCTGAATTTCCTCGTGCCCGGTCGTCATGCCGACAGCGCCCGCTCCCGCGTCCTGCTGACCAACGGAGGGTCGCGGCAATGCAGAATCACGGAGCTGGAAGGAAAG CTGTACAGTGATGCTAAGGAGTGCCTGAATCTCCTCTCCTACAGACTGGGAGCAGCAAGCTACTTCTTTGGAAACTT aCCCACCAGCCTGGATGcttttgtgtttggttttgtggCTCCGCTCCACAAGGCCCACCTCCCCAACAGCCCCCTGCAGAGCCACCTCAGACAGCTGGAGAACGTCACGCACTTCTGCGACAACATCCTGGCGGGCTATTTCAGCTCCGCACACCCGT GTCTTCCCCCATCTGTTCAGGAAACAATGGATGCCAACCTCCAGAAACTAACTCAGCTTGTAAACAAAGAGTCCAACTTGATAGAAAAG ATGGATGACAACCTTCGCAGCAGCCCTCAGCACAAACCTCACCGGCCAGAGCCCAAACCCAGTCTGCTCGTGGAAAAAAGCTCAATGCCTGCCTAA
- the mtx3 gene encoding metaxin-3 isoform X2, translating into MPLYHSENAYAKFSGAKVKISPIDWTWKTLTATVPELICGDTSVKEPSQILNFLRKQRFNADYELTARQGADTMAYIALLQEKLQPALLHTFWLDAENYANVTRPWFASRSPFPLNFLVPGRHADSARSRVLLTNGGSRQCRITELEGKLYSDAKECLNLLSYRLGAASYFFGNLPTSLDAFVFGFVAPLHKAHLPNSPLQSHLRQLENVTHFCDNILAGYFSSAHPCLPPSVQETMDANLQKLTQLVNKESNLIEKMDDNLRSSPQHKPHRPEPKPSLLVEKSSMPA; encoded by the exons ATGCCCCTTTATCATTCTGAAAAT gcaTATGCCAAATTTTCTGGGGCCAAAGTGAAGATTTCTCCTATAGACTGGACATGGAAAACTCTGACAG cAACAGTGCCTGAGCTAATTTGTGGCGACACGTCAGTGAAAGAGCCCTCACAGATTCTCAACTTCCTGCGAAAGCAG AGGTTTAATGCCGACTACGAGCTGACTGCCCGTCAAGGAGCTGACACCATGGCGTACATTGCTCTCCTCCAGGAGAAACTTCAACCTGCATTG TTGCACACTTTCTGGTTGGATGCAGAAAACTACGCCAATGTGACACGGCCGTGGTTTGCCTCCCGTTCGCCGTTCCCCCTGAATTTCCTCGTGCCCGGTCGTCATGCCGACAGCGCCCGCTCCCGCGTCCTGCTGACCAACGGAGGGTCGCGGCAATGCAGAATCACGGAGCTGGAAGGAAAG CTGTACAGTGATGCTAAGGAGTGCCTGAATCTCCTCTCCTACAGACTGGGAGCAGCAAGCTACTTCTTTGGAAACTT aCCCACCAGCCTGGATGcttttgtgtttggttttgtggCTCCGCTCCACAAGGCCCACCTCCCCAACAGCCCCCTGCAGAGCCACCTCAGACAGCTGGAGAACGTCACGCACTTCTGCGACAACATCCTGGCGGGCTATTTCAGCTCCGCACACCCGT GTCTTCCCCCATCTGTTCAGGAAACAATGGATGCCAACCTCCAGAAACTAACTCAGCTTGTAAACAAAGAGTCCAACTTGATAGAAAAG ATGGATGACAACCTTCGCAGCAGCCCTCAGCACAAACCTCACCGGCCAGAGCCCAAACCCAGTCTGCTCGTGGAAAAAAGCTCAATGCCTGCCTAA
- the mtx3 gene encoding metaxin-3 isoform X3, whose protein sequence is MCDVSEGATAFLGANMAAAMELRCWGGDWGLPSVHSESLVVLAYAKFSGAKVKISPIDWTWKTLTATVPELICGDTSVKEPSQILNFLRKQRFNADYELTARQGADTMAYIALLQEKLQPALLHTFWLDAENYANVTRPWFASRSPFPLNFLVPGRHADSARSRVLLTNGGSRQCRITELEGKLYSDAKECLNLLSYRLGAASYFFGNLPTSLDAFVFGFVAPLHKAHLPNSPLQSHLRQLENVTHFCDNILAGYFSSAHPYG, encoded by the exons ATGTGTGACGTCAGCGAGGGAGCGACCGCCTTCCTCGGAGCAAACATGGCGGCCGCCATGGAGCTACGATGCTGGGGAGGCGACTGGGGTCTGCCGTCGGTCCACAGCGAGTCGCTCGTCGTCCTG gcaTATGCCAAATTTTCTGGGGCCAAAGTGAAGATTTCTCCTATAGACTGGACATGGAAAACTCTGACAG cAACAGTGCCTGAGCTAATTTGTGGCGACACGTCAGTGAAAGAGCCCTCACAGATTCTCAACTTCCTGCGAAAGCAG AGGTTTAATGCCGACTACGAGCTGACTGCCCGTCAAGGAGCTGACACCATGGCGTACATTGCTCTCCTCCAGGAGAAACTTCAACCTGCATTG TTGCACACTTTCTGGTTGGATGCAGAAAACTACGCCAATGTGACACGGCCGTGGTTTGCCTCCCGTTCGCCGTTCCCCCTGAATTTCCTCGTGCCCGGTCGTCATGCCGACAGCGCCCGCTCCCGCGTCCTGCTGACCAACGGAGGGTCGCGGCAATGCAGAATCACGGAGCTGGAAGGAAAG CTGTACAGTGATGCTAAGGAGTGCCTGAATCTCCTCTCCTACAGACTGGGAGCAGCAAGCTACTTCTTTGGAAACTT aCCCACCAGCCTGGATGcttttgtgtttggttttgtggCTCCGCTCCACAAGGCCCACCTCCCCAACAGCCCCCTGCAGAGCCACCTCAGACAGCTGGAGAACGTCACGCACTTCTGCGACAACATCCTGGCGGGCTATTTCAGCTCCGCACACCCGT ATGGATGA